A genomic region of Amblyraja radiata isolate CabotCenter1 chromosome 16, sAmbRad1.1.pri, whole genome shotgun sequence contains the following coding sequences:
- the LOC116982251 gene encoding interferon alpha-1-like has product MTLGSVCRVWIVCMLLSGTLSLGCERLQLLQVLNTDSLDKLNEMGGHLSRQCRTERRSLDSKPLDLVKLSTGIHAHDKIQIVHQTLHHLRRIYSMKLSSVTWVQATVEHFTLLLDRQLRELEVCVKKASPGSRARKNATVLKYFKDLTKFLKQKGFSDCAWEITYTESRAHLQQLLLIMATISKEY; this is encoded by the exons ATGACTTTGGGCAGTGTTTGCAGAGTTTGGATTGTGTGTATGTTGTTGTCCGGGACCCTGAGCCTGGGCTGTGAGAGGCTGCAGTTACTGCAAGTTCTCAACACGGACAGTCTAGACAAACTGAATGAAATG GGTGGCCACCTCTCCCGACAGTGTAGGACTGAGCGGCGGTCGTTGGATTCCAAGCCCTTGGACCTGGTGAAACTTTCCACGGGAATTCAT GCCCATGACAAGATCCAGATTGTCCATCAAACACTGCATCACCTCCGCAGGATCTACAGCATGAAGCTGAGCTCAGTAACGTGGGTCCAGGCCACAGTGGAACACTTCACACTTCTTTTGGATCGGCAGCTCAGAGAGCTGGAAGTCTGTGTCAAGAAAGCAAGCCCAGGGTCCAGGGCAAGGAAGAATGCCACAGTTCTTAAATATTTTAAGGATCTGACAAAGTTTCTGAAACAAAAG GGATTCAGTGACTGTGCCTGGGAAATAACTTACACTGAGAGCAGGGCACATTTACAACAGCTCCTTCTCATCATGGCAACAATCAGCAAGGAATACTGA
- the LOC116982250 gene encoding interferon tau-3-like, protein MGVKEEAQDRIQIVHQTLHHLRRIYSMKLSSVTWVQATVEHFTLLLDRQLGELEVCVRKASPGSRARKNATVLKYFKDLTMFLKKKGFSDCAWEITYTETRAHLQQLILIMATISKEY, encoded by the exons ATGGGTGTGAAGGAGGAG GCCCAGGACAGGATCCAGATTGTCCATCAAACACTGCATCACCTCCGCAGGATCTACAGCATGAAGCTGAGCTCAGTAACGTGGGTCCAGGCCACAGTGGAACATTTCACACTTCTCTTGGATCGGCAGCTCGGAGAGCTGGAAGTCTGTGTCAGGAAAGCAAGCCCAGGGTCCAGGGCAAGGAAGAATGCCACAGTTCTTAAATATTTTAAGGATCtgacaatgtttctgaaaaagaAG GGATTCAGTGACTGTGCCTGGGAAATAACTTACACTGAGACCAGGGCACATTTACAACAGCTCATTCTCATCATGGCAACAATCAGCAAGGAATACTGA